AGCAAAAGGTTAGCCCTTGTTCCAAGTCCATTCAAGTCACTGTAAATGCTGGACCTTTGGGAAACTGGTAgctttgactttttcttcttgttgaagccaagatcacagagcttcCCCTACCAGATTCAGCTgtaattctttttcttggttttcccAAACTGGAACTGTTAATATCCAGATCTCATACCTGACTTTCATTTGTCTTGGAGGAATCCAAATCAGAGGCTCAGAGATCAGAGGAGCAGTCCCACTGAGGCCCAATGATTAAGGCCTGACCATCAGCTATGTCCAAACTGTCAGTTATCCAGAAAGCCCTTGACATCAGGCAGACAGAAAGGCTGAGGAACCAAAGGATTTATACGCTGGGCACAGCGCTGCTCACCTGTGCACTGGGGACAGTACAGGGATCTTGTGCACTTCCTGGTGTAGAGATCAACCTGCATGGTACCCTGCACAGGATGCACAGCTCCTCCTGCCCAGGGTTTCAAAGCTGATTCCAGATAATATACTTATAAAAGGATCCAAATTCCTAAATTCTCCACTTTGGGTTTTTAAAGGCTAGGATGTTCAATGGGAATTGGGACTtttgtctgatttctttcttttttcttttttttttttcttttctttttctacttagATACCTAACTTCTCCAAACCACAGGACCGGTCTATGTTACTGTCCTGGTCACTCTCTGATCTCTCATGTTGCAGCTACTGGAATTCCGGGGGTGAGCGTTGCAGCTGCTGATCAGGCCCATTCCCAGATTCTCCAGGAAGGGAGCAAAGCGGGAGGCGGCATGCTCCTTTATCTTCCACTGGCTGAATGCCAAAATCCTTCACGCTACCAGTTTCTGCGAACTCCAGGTAGAAGTAGCCACACTTGACTGCCCGGTGCACCTCAAAGCAGAAGCCCAAACAAGAATCCTCTATTAGGTCTACGTATATCTCCTGAGCGATGGCCTCTAGCTTGTTAGTATCCAGGTTAGCCAACGAAATTTCCTCCATTTTAATCTGTAAACGACTGTGGAGAGGGCGCTCGTATTACTCACAGCAGCACCGGCAGCAACACGTCGGGCTCCTCGGGCCGCGCCTAGGCCTAGAGGCCTGTCAGGGCCGCGTCCTCAGACGGCGGGGGCGGAGGCGTCCGCGGTGCACAGGCAGAACAGCAGCAGCCAGCGGCGACTGCTCCGGAACCCCAAgtccttcagtttcttctggcGTCTCCCGGGGTCTGGGACTTTGAGCTCGGGCTGGCCCGGGACTAGCCGCCAAACGGTCTCCACACCTCAGCCAGCACCCTCGGCCTCTTCCGCTCCCAGGTCCGGGCTTAGCCCCGCCTCCCAACTTCCGCTCCTCAGCCCGCCTGCGCACTGGCTCCGCGCAGACTCCCGGTGCTTCTCCCTCCGCGCAGCTTCCTGGGAATCCTCGGAGTTTATGAATGCGGTGGGGAAGAACTAAACGGAGCTTTCATTATCTCTACCGCAACAGAACTGCAAGGATGCTATTTTATGTTGCTTTATTTGTGGGCTTAAACATTCGCTAATGAATTCAGCACACATGCTTAATTGATTCCCTCATGAAAATGACAAATAATGTCGTGCACATTTGTGATATGATCCAAAATACGATTTTAGGAACATTTCTCCGGATACGTTTGAAAATTTGACTTATATAATTGACTTGTAATCATTTATAGTACTGCCGCACTTGTCACTTAAATCCACTAGATGGTGCAAGGAAACAAATTACAATATAGTTTATCTTTCAGtgttttaagttgtttttttttaaatgaagaactgGGCACTAAagacataattcacatacaaTGATCCCATGAACCTAAGGCGTTTATCTCATTTATAAGTCCATTAAGTCAGTGTGATCATAAGTGGATCATCATATACATCTCTAAAATAAtgcaaagagaaatttatatGTACATTCTCTAAGAGGGGGGGAATGTGGAATATGTTAAATATACTGGGGAATAAAGGAAGCTTTTCCTAAAATTATGCAGCATGAATGTGAGACTAGATCCTGTCTACCTGAGTTTAAATCCTAGATCCAACATTTAGCAGTTCCGTATTTCTTCATCTGAATAAAGCTAGTCTCTATTTCATGGTTAAGATTAAATGATATTGTAAAAAATCCTCATGTGACAGCGCCTTACATATAAgcaagcattcagtaaatgtcagctattTTAATCATATTAGTTATGGACtagaatatattataataaaaacactaCAGCATTTCCTTCACTTTTTGCTAGTTTTTTGGTTCCTGCCACCACCACTGAAATAGGGTAGCcccttgttttttaataatttatcaaaaAACAGCTGtaactcaagaaagaaaaatgtaaaaaaatacgTATCTCTCTGATTCTATagttttttttccagaataaaggaaaatataaacatCTTTTCAGGCAGATACAAATAagcattttctaatatttatgatTATCAGAACACTCTTAAATAGTTTTATAATTCCTTCTTATTATCTCCCTTCATATTTTTACGAGCAGAGGGTTAAGTACCAGTTAAACTTATTTGGTTTATGAGTAATTAGCAGTTGTACCcatccaaattttcttttttttttttaagatcttatttatttatttgagagagagagagagagcgtgagagggagagcttgagcagggggtaggggtagaggaagagggagaagcgactccccctgagcagggagccggactcacatgggactcaatcccaggaccctgggatcatgaactgagccgaaggcagacgtttaaccaaatgagccacccaggtggcccccatCCAAATTTTCTGATTATGTATTTTATCatcttaaaaatcacaaattgGCAGATATAAAGGATTTTGAGAGCCTAGACTATTTAAGATtcataatgataatttttttaaatatatagggCAGAATTGTTTTTCACTGTAGACTTTGTATAATTTATATGTTCTCCATTCAAAAATTGGTATCATTTATGCTAAGCcataaaatataatgattaaGTGCACAAGCTCTTGAGTCAGACTGCCTCCTACCAGTTATTATCTGTGAACTTGCCCTGTCTACTTTtgtaaatctgttttcttattgcAGTGACAATTCTTATcacataggattgttgtgagctTTAAACATGACAATGAATATAAAAGTCTCCACAAAGTATCTAATAAATAGTATATAATATTGTATACATACTATCGTGGTAAGTTTAGTTagggaagaaaatacagatgTAAATAGAATTGCTTCcactcactccttctctctcacacCTTCTGCAAATCTAATTTAAAGCAATGCTTCCCAAACCTTGATGTGCTTATAAAACATTTCAAGATTCTTTTAAATTGCAGATTATGGTTCCGTGGGTCTTAGGTAGGGCCTGggtttctgcatttctaacataCTTTGATGCTGCTGGTTCACAGaccactttgagtagcaaggaaTTGATAGTGGACAAGTGTTTTTCATGGTGATTGGCTCCCATATAATTTGTTCTGGTGAAATTATCATGAGAACCTTTGCATATTTGATTTTGACAGAAGAGAATGAGAGGCTGTTTCTCTGCCCCTTAAATCCTCCTTATATTGTGAAAGTTGCAACTGAAATCCTCAATTTATTTAATGAAGAAGGGTCAtcaataaaaattacttaaaaatatatacaagcaGATCATCATATTAATTGAAATTCAAATAATCAGGACCATTGCTAGGTTTAGATTTCCTGTCagtattttatcatatttactCTTAGAATAGGAACACCATCATGACGTTGAAAATTTGCTTTGATGTTTATGTCACCTTGTTACCTCTTTTCTACTTGTTTCATTTAACTAGATTGCCTTACTTCTTATTGAAATGTACTGAAAGTCTTTATGTTAAATCAATGCTGTGCCACAAAAAGAAGTTAGAAGGAACTCCTTAGTTCTATTGCAATTAATGGGGTTGAAGATATTTAAGCCTTTggtatagaaatgaaataaaatactctcAATTATCTAAGCCATTTTTTTCAATACAAAGCAAGTAATGGGGattaattcttcaaaaataagTGATCTTCAATACATCATAtaggcttaaaatatttagtgtaCAAATTAAGGTATGTATAAGGAATTCGCTGTGAAATtttgtctgattattttcttcccattcaattGTCATATACGCACTGAGAGATCTGCTCTTTCAAAGAGGAATACGTTTTAAATTGCTATCTAATTGTTATTACTAAAGACTGAAAATCCATAAAACAACTATCATTTTAACAGTTACACATTTTTTGTGTTCACATGAAATGGAAAAGTGAGATTAACAGCGCATCAGGGATGGGCCTGGGAACCAAAAGACTTCAGTTGCTGTCTTATTTCTGCCACTAATTTATcaggtgactttgggcaaaaAAGTGAATTCACATTTGTAAAAACAGTGGGACTCATGTTTTCTGgatgtttcttttaaaactaagttTCCATGAATTGAAGAATCTGAGAAAACAGGTTTCTTCAAGTTAAGGGTCAAGTAAATTCTTATTTTTGGTCTGCAAAATTCAAATGTTAGATCCTTAACTGGGTGACTGAGGGTTTTCTTATTACAAAACAATGTGCTCTACTACCCAGGGCATATTGAAGCACCTTTAGAGTTAGGAAAATTATTCATCTAATGAATATCAGCTGTGTGTTGTAATTTCTTGCCTAATATCTGACGGTgttatttgtaaatgtttatttgtagttgaaaattttaatttttgt
This Ursus arctos isolate Adak ecotype North America unplaced genomic scaffold, UrsArc2.0 scaffold_21, whole genome shotgun sequence DNA region includes the following protein-coding sequences:
- the ATXN7L3B gene encoding ataxin-7-like protein 3B, whose amino-acid sequence is MEEISLANLDTNKLEAIAQEIYVDLIEDSCLGFCFEVHRAVKCGYFYLEFAETGSVKDFGIQPVEDKGACRLPLCSLPGESGNGPDQQLQRSPPEFQ